Proteins from one Celeribacter indicus genomic window:
- a CDS encoding thioesterase family protein — MEQDGVLTHVTKVNQWECDHNGHWNVRFYSRAAQAASEAAAVLCGASNPGAASVTTRHLRYHRELFSGAPVRVRSGVLTGGPQAGALLHLIESHGRLSATALDRTPGPVPQVGAFPAGAATHALPRGLPPGDFVPLREGEAARDVILGPVPTEARDHTGDLSSDGMMNFVSIASHGLLNALGFTPEFVARTGISRMAVEMKTTRHVFCPESTILSARSVIAAVTGKSAVIRHDLYSATTGTVIASAAQCIVMVDLSTRKAVPMPEELARGFGTAMPAAVQ, encoded by the coding sequence GTGGAACAGGACGGCGTGCTGACCCATGTCACCAAGGTGAACCAGTGGGAATGCGACCATAACGGCCACTGGAACGTGCGCTTCTATTCGCGGGCGGCCCAGGCCGCCTCCGAAGCCGCGGCGGTCCTCTGCGGCGCGTCCAATCCGGGCGCGGCCTCCGTGACCACCCGGCATCTGCGCTATCATCGGGAGCTCTTTTCCGGCGCGCCGGTGCGGGTGCGTTCGGGCGTGCTGACCGGGGGCCCGCAGGCCGGGGCGCTTCTCCACCTGATCGAAAGCCACGGCAGGCTGTCGGCCACCGCGCTCGACCGAACGCCCGGCCCGGTGCCGCAGGTCGGGGCCTTTCCCGCCGGGGCCGCCACACATGCGCTGCCGCGGGGCCTTCCGCCCGGCGATTTCGTTCCGCTCCGGGAGGGGGAGGCGGCGCGCGACGTCATTCTCGGCCCCGTGCCGACGGAGGCGCGCGACCATACCGGCGACCTGTCTTCCGACGGGATGATGAATTTCGTCTCCATCGCGTCCCACGGGCTGCTCAACGCGCTCGGCTTCACCCCCGAATTCGTCGCCCGCACAGGCATCAGCCGGATGGCGGTGGAGATGAAGACGACGCGCCATGTCTTCTGTCCGGAAAGCACGATCCTGAGCGCGCGTTCGGTGATCGCCGCGGTGACCGGCAAGTCGGCGGTGATCCGCCACGACCTCTATTCCGCGACCACGGGGACCGTGATCGCGAGCGCCGCCCAGTGCATCGTCATGGTCGACCTGTCGACGCGCAAGGCGGTTCCGATGCCGGAAGAACTGGCGCGCGGGTTCGGCACCGCGATGCCCGCGGCGGTGCAATAG
- a CDS encoding SDR family oxidoreductase, which translates to MADTAPENPRSPFETFARDMLRGRTAFVTGGGTGIGFGIARTLGLLGAKVAIVSRKEEVLNSARTALDSEGIETLAVPTDIRDFAAVEAAVAQTVARLGSLDILVNCAAGLFHTPAEELTENGWKVLIDINLNGAWACCKAAFEPLSKAEQGGRIVNIVSPFAWQSWPGSVNAAAAKAGLISMAHTLAVEWGRYNIHVNNVAPGPIGGTGGINRMADDPERFSAEIERTSLGRLGQIGDIAEAVAYLASPAGSFISGADLLVDGGRQHNMVPSKVRNLRAL; encoded by the coding sequence ATGGCCGATACAGCGCCCGAAAACCCGCGCAGCCCGTTCGAGACATTCGCAAGGGACATGCTCAGGGGCCGCACGGCCTTTGTCACCGGAGGGGGCACCGGCATCGGCTTCGGCATCGCGCGCACGCTCGGGCTCCTCGGCGCGAAGGTCGCGATCGTGAGCCGCAAGGAGGAGGTGCTGAACTCCGCCCGCACCGCGCTCGACTCCGAGGGGATCGAGACGCTGGCGGTGCCCACGGACATCCGCGACTTTGCGGCGGTGGAGGCGGCGGTGGCGCAGACCGTCGCGCGCCTGGGCTCGCTTGACATCCTGGTGAACTGTGCCGCGGGGCTGTTCCACACGCCGGCCGAGGAATTGACGGAAAACGGCTGGAAAGTGTTGATCGACATCAATCTCAACGGCGCCTGGGCCTGTTGCAAGGCGGCCTTCGAGCCGCTCAGCAAGGCCGAGCAGGGCGGGCGGATCGTCAATATCGTCTCCCCCTTCGCCTGGCAGAGCTGGCCGGGGTCGGTCAACGCGGCGGCGGCAAAGGCGGGGCTGATTTCCATGGCGCATACGCTGGCGGTCGAATGGGGCCGCTACAACATCCATGTGAACAACGTCGCCCCCGGTCCGATCGGCGGCACGGGCGGGATCAACCGCATGGCCGACGATCCCGAACGCTTCTCCGCGGAGATCGAGCGCACCTCGCTCGGGCGCCTCGGCCAGATCGGGGACATCGCCGAAGCGGTGGCCTATCTCGCCTCGCCCGCGGGCAGCTTCATCTCCGGCGCCGATCTTCTGGTCGACGGCGGGCGCCAGCACAACATGGTGCCCTCGAAGGTCCGCAACCTCAGGGCGCTGTGA
- a CDS encoding Zn-ribbon domain-containing OB-fold protein translates to MTGSLENGDSVAYWEGARDGRLMFQKCGACGTVQFPPRFHCASCWEETPEWIESTGRGRVESFTVVRRAPLPEFRDKVPYVVAAVRVEEGPRMITNLVGEDALGVRIGDEVRVTFETNAQGDTLPQFKRS, encoded by the coding sequence ATGACCGGCAGCTTGGAGAACGGCGATTCCGTCGCCTATTGGGAAGGCGCGCGCGACGGCCGCCTGATGTTCCAGAAATGCGGCGCCTGCGGCACCGTGCAGTTTCCGCCGCGCTTCCATTGTGCGAGCTGCTGGGAGGAGACGCCCGAGTGGATCGAGAGCACGGGGCGCGGCCGGGTGGAAAGCTTCACCGTCGTGCGCCGCGCGCCGCTGCCGGAGTTCCGCGACAAGGTGCCCTATGTGGTCGCCGCCGTGCGGGTCGAGGAAGGTCCGCGCATGATCACCAACCTCGTGGGCGAGGACGCGCTCGGGGTGCGGATCGGCGACGAGGTGCGCGTCACCTTCGAGACGAACGCCCAGGGCGACACCCTGCCGCAGTTCAAACGCAGCTGA